A genome region from Megalobrama amblycephala isolate DHTTF-2021 linkage group LG16, ASM1881202v1, whole genome shotgun sequence includes the following:
- the LOC125248168 gene encoding protein FAM124B isoform X2 → MNSLLFASLRGRNTVTEGAECFMISDCSKMSCSSIDLMASPGQELLLVTMHLLTNPGDSLLLQHTLDRLLKWVRPGLRLFHVSERACPLHDYARANLCPVAGHPSHAVTIFLHESYGEERILRVLDFLQCPPWQYHHTESCGGREGGAHVSSTASPSSALLRPYLLPSRDFYSLGAGMPVWGVRPVHYGGEVVRVTLHSTYDNFEDTVRLYETVLQRRVEEQKTGFCWFTLLTEQGFNLQLAIKQLSPGVRVEPCYSAVLQFKVGEIGQLVPLLPNTCSPISATRWHTEDLDGNKILFQVKAPAQPQGFLTSAFPLSCPRMLLRNGATARPPSTSPCRKPSHLKEHPVGRSRVEPPPDRCPRGLRLASCGRESMGSDGTCSTPPGSSCYSSQRSSPACLSVNWYEPAITSETSISCLLLEEEEPETNVDTGCAVKPQPTLGVSALVTLSRDLKHGLAELQLTSEAETQASQCHSQHQHAQVDEFFI, encoded by the exons ATGAACTCACTTTTGTTTGCGTCTCTAAGGGGGAGAAACACAGTAACCGAGGGCGCCGAATGCTTTATGAT aTCTGACTGCAGTAAAATGTCATGCAGCAGCA TTGACCTCATGGCCAGCCCGGGTCAGGAGCTGCTTCTGGTCACCATGCACCTGCTTACCAACCCTGGTGACTCGCTCCTCCTCCAGCACACTCTTGACCGCCTGCTCAAGTGGGTCCGCCCTGGTCTCCGCCTATTCCATGTGTCCGAGCGGGCCTGTCCCCTTCATGACTACGCTAGAGCTAACCTGTGCCCGGTGGCTGGCCACCCCTCACACGCGGTGACCATATTCTTGCACGAGTCTTACGGAGAGGAGCGTATTCTCAGGGTGCTGGACTTTCTGCAGTGTCCACCCTGGCAGTACCACCATACGGAGAGCTGTGGCGGCAGAGAGGGCGGCGCTCATGTTAGCTCCACCGCCTCCCCATCCAGCGCCCTGCTGAGGCCCTACCTCCTCCCCAGCCGGGACTTCTACAGCCTGGGTGCGGGAATGCCAGTGTGGGGGGTGCGGCCAGTGCACTACGGAGGGGAAGTGGTGCGAGTGACTTTGCACAGCACCTATGATAACTTTGAGGACACTGTGCGTTTATATGAGACGGTGCTACAGAGGAGGGTGGAAGAGCAGAAAACAGGGTTCTGCTGGTTCACTCTGCTTACAGAACAAGGCTTCAACCTGCAGTTGGCCATCAAACAGCTCTCGCCAGGGGTCAGAGTAGAGCCGTGCTACTCTGCAGTTCTGCAGTTCAAGGTGGGTGAGATTGGACAGCTAGTGCCCTTGTTGCCCAACACCTGTTCACCCATCAGCGCTACCCGATGGCACACTGAAGACCTGGATGGCAACAAGATCCTCTTTCAG GTTAAAGCCCCAGCACAACCCCAGGGGTTCCTTACATCTGCGTTTCCTCTGAGCTGTCCCAGAATGCTGCTGAGGAACGGTGCAACTGCCAGGCCCCCTTCGACCTCTCCCTGCAGGAAGCCATCGCATTTGAAGGAGCACCCTGTGGGACGCTCACGTGTGGAGCCGCCACCGGACCGCTGTCCTCGCGGGTTGAGGTTAGCGTCGTGTGGTAGGGAGAGTATGGGTTCAGATGGCACCTGCAGCACTCCTCCGGGAAGCTCCTGCTACTCCTCCCAGCGCAGCAGCCCGGCATGCCTGTCTGTTAACTGGTATGAACCAGCGATAACCTCTGAAACCTCCATATCATGCCTTCTGCTGGAAGAGGAGGAGCCCGAGACAAATGTGGACACGGGTTGTGCTGTAAAGCCACAGCCCACTTTAGGAGTGTCTGCCCTGGTGACTCTGTCTAGGGACCTGAAACATGGACTGGCTGAGCTGCAGTTGACCTCTGAAGCAGAGACACAGGCTTCACAGTGTCATAGTCAGCATCAACATGCACAAGTAGATGAGTTCTTCATTTGA
- the LOC125248168 gene encoding protein FAM124B isoform X1: MLRQPLHFTSRTEDETADSGAETSGSDCSKMSCSSIDLMASPGQELLLVTMHLLTNPGDSLLLQHTLDRLLKWVRPGLRLFHVSERACPLHDYARANLCPVAGHPSHAVTIFLHESYGEERILRVLDFLQCPPWQYHHTESCGGREGGAHVSSTASPSSALLRPYLLPSRDFYSLGAGMPVWGVRPVHYGGEVVRVTLHSTYDNFEDTVRLYETVLQRRVEEQKTGFCWFTLLTEQGFNLQLAIKQLSPGVRVEPCYSAVLQFKVGEIGQLVPLLPNTCSPISATRWHTEDLDGNKILFQVKAPAQPQGFLTSAFPLSCPRMLLRNGATARPPSTSPCRKPSHLKEHPVGRSRVEPPPDRCPRGLRLASCGRESMGSDGTCSTPPGSSCYSSQRSSPACLSVNWYEPAITSETSISCLLLEEEEPETNVDTGCAVKPQPTLGVSALVTLSRDLKHGLAELQLTSEAETQASQCHSQHQHAQVDEFFI, encoded by the exons ATGCTCCGACAACCGCTTCACTTTACAAGCAGGACGGAGGATGAAACGGCGGACTCGGGCGCGGAGACTTCGGG aTCTGACTGCAGTAAAATGTCATGCAGCAGCA TTGACCTCATGGCCAGCCCGGGTCAGGAGCTGCTTCTGGTCACCATGCACCTGCTTACCAACCCTGGTGACTCGCTCCTCCTCCAGCACACTCTTGACCGCCTGCTCAAGTGGGTCCGCCCTGGTCTCCGCCTATTCCATGTGTCCGAGCGGGCCTGTCCCCTTCATGACTACGCTAGAGCTAACCTGTGCCCGGTGGCTGGCCACCCCTCACACGCGGTGACCATATTCTTGCACGAGTCTTACGGAGAGGAGCGTATTCTCAGGGTGCTGGACTTTCTGCAGTGTCCACCCTGGCAGTACCACCATACGGAGAGCTGTGGCGGCAGAGAGGGCGGCGCTCATGTTAGCTCCACCGCCTCCCCATCCAGCGCCCTGCTGAGGCCCTACCTCCTCCCCAGCCGGGACTTCTACAGCCTGGGTGCGGGAATGCCAGTGTGGGGGGTGCGGCCAGTGCACTACGGAGGGGAAGTGGTGCGAGTGACTTTGCACAGCACCTATGATAACTTTGAGGACACTGTGCGTTTATATGAGACGGTGCTACAGAGGAGGGTGGAAGAGCAGAAAACAGGGTTCTGCTGGTTCACTCTGCTTACAGAACAAGGCTTCAACCTGCAGTTGGCCATCAAACAGCTCTCGCCAGGGGTCAGAGTAGAGCCGTGCTACTCTGCAGTTCTGCAGTTCAAGGTGGGTGAGATTGGACAGCTAGTGCCCTTGTTGCCCAACACCTGTTCACCCATCAGCGCTACCCGATGGCACACTGAAGACCTGGATGGCAACAAGATCCTCTTTCAG GTTAAAGCCCCAGCACAACCCCAGGGGTTCCTTACATCTGCGTTTCCTCTGAGCTGTCCCAGAATGCTGCTGAGGAACGGTGCAACTGCCAGGCCCCCTTCGACCTCTCCCTGCAGGAAGCCATCGCATTTGAAGGAGCACCCTGTGGGACGCTCACGTGTGGAGCCGCCACCGGACCGCTGTCCTCGCGGGTTGAGGTTAGCGTCGTGTGGTAGGGAGAGTATGGGTTCAGATGGCACCTGCAGCACTCCTCCGGGAAGCTCCTGCTACTCCTCCCAGCGCAGCAGCCCGGCATGCCTGTCTGTTAACTGGTATGAACCAGCGATAACCTCTGAAACCTCCATATCATGCCTTCTGCTGGAAGAGGAGGAGCCCGAGACAAATGTGGACACGGGTTGTGCTGTAAAGCCACAGCCCACTTTAGGAGTGTCTGCCCTGGTGACTCTGTCTAGGGACCTGAAACATGGACTGGCTGAGCTGCAGTTGACCTCTGAAGCAGAGACACAGGCTTCACAGTGTCATAGTCAGCATCAACATGCACAAGTAGATGAGTTCTTCATTTGA
- the cul3b gene encoding cullin-3b, with the protein MSNLSKGGTKKDTKMRIRAFPMTMDEKYVNNIWDLLKNAIQEIQRKNNSGLSFEELYRNAYTMVLHKHGEKLYTGLREVVTEHLINKVREDVLNSLNNNFLQTLNQAWNDHQTAMVMVRDILMYMDRVYVQQNNVENVYNLGLIIFRDQVVRYGCIRDHLRQTLLDMIARERKGEVVDRGAIRNACQMLMILGLEGRSVYEEDFEAPFLEMSAEFFQMESQKFLAENSASVYIKKVEARINEEIERVIHCLDKSTEEPIVKVVERELISKHMKTIVEMENSGLVHMLKNGKTEDLACMYKLFSRVPNGLKTMCECMSSYLREQGKALVSEEGEGKNPVDYIQGLLDLKSRFDRFLQDSFNNDRLFKQTIAGDFEYFLNLNSRSPEYLSLFIDDKLKKGVKGLTEQEVESILDKAMVLFRFMQEKDVFERYYKQHLARRLLTNKSVSDDSEKNMISKLKTECGCQFTSKLEGMFRDMSISNTTMDEFRQHLTSTGVSLGGVDLTVRVLTTGYWPTQSATPKCNIPPSPRHAFEVFRRFYLAKHSGRQLTLQHHMGSADLNATFYGPIKKEDGSDMVGGAQVTGSNTRKHILQVSTFQMTILMLFNNREKSTFEEIQQETDIPERELVRALQSLACGKPTQRVLTKEPKSKEIESGHVFTVNDQFTSRLHRVKIQTVAAKQGESDPERKETRQKVDDDRKHEIEAAIVRIMKSRKKMQHNVLVAEVTQQLRARFLPSPVVIKKRIEGLIEREYLARTPEDRKVYTYVA; encoded by the exons ATGTCAAATCTCAGCAAAGGGGGCACTAAAAAAGACACCAAGATGAGGATACGAGCCTTTCCT ATGACCATGGATGAGAAATATGTGAACAACATATGGGACCTCTTGAAAAATGCTATTCAGGAGATCCAGAGGAAAAACAACAGTGGGCTGAGCTTTGAGGAGCTCTACAGGAATGCCTACACCATGGTACTACACAAACATGGAGAAAAGCTCTATACAGGCTTGAGGGAGGTGGTCACAGAACATCTCATCAACAAA GTACGTGAGGATGTGTTAAACTCCCTGAATAACAACTTTCTGCAAACACTGAATCAAGCCTGGAATGACCACCAGACAGCTATGGTGATGGTCAGAGACATCTTGATGTACATG GACCGAGTGTATGTTCAGCAGAATAATGTAGAGAACGTCTATAATCTAGGTCTCATCATCTTCAGAGACCAGGTGGTTCGTTATGGTTGCATTCGGGACCATCTAAGGCAGACCTTACTAGACATGATTGCCCGTGAGAGAAAAGGAGAGGTGGTGGACAG gGGTGCCATTCGTAATGCTTGTCAGATGTTGATGATTTTGGGATTGGAAGGACGTTCTGTTTATGAAGAGGATTTTGAGGCCCCATTCTTAGAAATGTCTGCTGAATTCTTTCAG ATGGAAAGTCAAAAGTTTTTAGCTGAGAACAGTGCAAGTGTGTACATAAAGAAAGTGGAGGCACGGATAAACGAGGAGATTGAGCGAGTTATACACTGTCTGGATAAATCGACAGAGGAGCCGATTGTAAAGGTGGTGGAGAGAGAGCTCATCTCCAAACACATGAAGACCATTGTAGAGATGGAGAACTCTGGCCTGGTACACATGCTCAAGAATGGAAAGACAGAAG atCTGGCCTGTATGTACAAGTTGTTCAGTAGGGTGCCTAATGGCCTGAAGACCATGTGCGAGTGTATGAGCTCATATCTGAGGGAACAAGGCAAAGCTCTGGTGTCTGAGGAAGGAGAAGGCAAGAACCCTGTTGACTACATCCAG GGCCTTCTCGATCTGAAGTCACGGTTTGATCGCTTCTTGCAAGACTCCTTTAACAACGACCGTTTATTCAAGCAGACCATCGCAGGGGACTTTGAGTATTTCTTGAACCTGAACTCTCGTTCACCTGAGTATCTCTCGCTCTTCATTGACGATAAGCTGAAAAAAGGAGTGAAAGGA CTGACAGAGCAGGAGGTGGAGTCTATCTTGGATAAAGCCATGGTGCTGTTCAGGTTTATGCAGGAGAAGGATGTGTTTGAGCGCTACTACAAGCAGCACTTGGCCAGAAGGCTCCTCACTAACAAAAGTGTCTCTGATgactcagaaaaaaacatgatcTCAAAGCTAAAG ACGGAGTGTGGCTGTCAGTTCACATCTAAACTGGAAGGCATGTTCAGGGACATGAGCATCTCAAACACAACCATGGATGAGTTTCGGCAGCATCTTACATCAACAGGG GTGTCTTTAGGTGGTGTTGACCTCACAGTGAGGGTTCTAACGACAGGATACTGGCCAACACAGTCCGCAACTCCCAAATGTAACATCCCCCCTTCACCAAGACATGCTTTCGAGGTCTTTAGAAG GTTTTATTTGGCCAAGCACAGTGGTAGGCAGCTCACATTGCAGCATCACATGGGTTCAGCAGACCTCAATGCTACCTTTTATGGGCCAATAAAAAAG GAGGATGGCTCAGATATGGTCGGTGGGGCTCAGGTTACAGGCTCTAATACTAGGAAACACATTCTGCAGGTTTCCACATTCCAGATGACAATCCTCATGCTTTTCAACAACCGAGAGAAATCCACATTTGAG GAGATTCAGCAAGAGACCGATATCCCAGAGAGAGAGCTGGTGCGTGCACTGCAGTCTCTGGCCTGTGGAAAGCCCACACAGCGAGTCCTCACTAAAGAACCCAAGTCGAAAGAGATCGAGAGCGGCCACGTGTTCACTGTCAATGACCAGTTCACCTCTAGACTGCACAGAGTCAAGATTCAAACAG TTGCAGCCAAACAGGGAGAATCGGACCCTGAGAGGAAGGAGACGCGACAAAAAGTGGATGACGACAGGAAACATGAAATTGAGGCGGCTATTGTTCGGATCATGAAGTCCAGAAAGAAAATGCAGCACAATGTTCTAGTAGCAGAG GTAACCCAGCAGCTGAGGGCACGATTCCTCCCAAGTCCCGTGGTCATTAAAAAGCGTATTGAAGGACTTATTGAGAGAGAATACTTGGCAAGAACACCAGAAGATCGCAAAGTGTACACATACGTAGCATGA